A region from the Podarcis raffonei isolate rPodRaf1 chromosome 11, rPodRaf1.pri, whole genome shotgun sequence genome encodes:
- the LOC128423056 gene encoding uncharacterized protein LOC128423056, translating to MRLCPKALWIRLVMEKLNWLRDTDLCVGTLEIVACAIVIAVSVPGNILLIFCTRRCIDDQLRTSFTLIFSLAWVNLIHNLAVNVLKIVYASAVALDSAGCKVLIFLTNFTTSEAIWFTLYIALLYCFKLCRVVHPPVEAACRKHLTCHMVLISTLWVAGAAASCPLLLYTGRTEKLYTENETNQQLSNVIYAECKTEYRNDLMEILYGKIFLVAIDLLPLLIMLLAGFRIVYLLWKHKMATCGGIWIGGDAIELEVVRACKLILLLILLIISLWVSYFSLVYCLKKFRSYYFGPPVLTVLSSGYSVISPYVLMLLNYKLIVRIRCFCCKSEKKQVTVSAIAPVSPYA from the coding sequence ATGAGGCTTTGTCCAAAAGCTTTGTGGATCAGATTAGTTATGGAGAAACTTAATTGGCTAAGGGACACGGACCTGTGTGTCGGCACATTGGAGATTGTCGCCTGTGCTATTGTGATTGCTGTCAGTGTTCCTGGAAATATATTGTTGATTTTCTGCACAAGGAGATGCATCGATGACCAGTTGCGAACCTCATTCACACTTATTTTCAGTCTTGCATGGGTAAATCTTATACACAACTTGGCGGTGAATGTATTGAAGATTGTTTATGCCTCTGCTGTGGCGTTGGATTCAGCCGGCTGCAAAGTTCTCATATTCCTAACAAATTTTACTACTTCTGAAGCCATATGGTTCACGTTATATATTGCTTTGCTCTACTGTTTTAAATTGTGTCGAGTGGTGCATCCACCAGTTGAGGCTGCATGCAGAAAGCATCTGACGTGTCACATGGTGCTGATTTCTACTCTCTGGGTTGCTGGCGCTGCAGCATCCTGTCCACTGTTACTGTATACAGGGAGGACTGAAAAGCTGTATACAGAAAATGAAACTAACCAGCAACTTAGCAATGTGATATATGCTGAATGTAAGACGGAATACAGAAATGACCTGATGGAGATTTTGTATGGGAAAATCTTCCTAGTGGCTATTGATCTTCTTCCACTGCTAATTATGCTCCTCGCTGGATTCCGAATAGTATACCTCCTTTGGAAACACAAGATGGCAACATGTGGAGGCATATGGATTGGGGGCGATGCTATTGAACTTGAGGTCGTCAGGGCATGTAAACTCATTCTGTTATTAATATTGCTTATTATTTCTCTCTGGGTATCTTACTTCAGCCTGGTTTACTGCCTGAAGAAATTTAGATCTTATTACTTTGGTCCACCAGTCCTGACAGTCCTGTCTTCAGGATACTCAGTTATCAGCCCTTATGTGCTTATGTTGCTTAACTACAAACTGATAGTGAGGATAAGGTGCTTCTGTTGCAAGAGCGAGAAGAAACAGGTAACTGTGTCAGCTATCGCTCCTGTGTCTCCATATGCCTAG